A stretch of the Bacillus licheniformis DSM 13 = ATCC 14580 genome encodes the following:
- a CDS encoding MerR family transcriptional regulator: MLYTVKEVARLANITIKTLYHYHKIGLLCPAEVTDAGYRLYGVKELERLQHILFYRELEFPLKAIKQILDGKADRLTILSEQKRLFTARLDRIKQLISTIDLSIQQAGKGEAMDQSSMFKGFSSSREWEDALAEQNRYLKEAYDVDLLKGEPVIAEEMNEKAEEAARFMNGMAEALRDGVKHDHEQVKTAIKRHLKFLGITPDDFQSQTRFFIEDDFHRGMLENQQTGLSYYLAAAAEAFAS; encoded by the coding sequence ATGCTCTATACGGTAAAAGAAGTGGCTCGCTTGGCGAATATCACGATCAAAACGCTGTACCACTATCATAAAATCGGACTTTTATGCCCCGCGGAGGTGACGGATGCCGGCTATCGCCTTTACGGGGTAAAAGAGCTGGAACGGCTGCAGCACATCTTGTTTTATCGGGAGCTCGAATTTCCGCTCAAGGCAATTAAGCAAATACTGGACGGCAAAGCTGATCGACTGACGATTTTGTCTGAGCAGAAACGTCTTTTCACTGCCCGTTTGGACAGAATTAAACAGCTTATTTCTACGATCGATCTCTCGATTCAGCAGGCCGGGAAAGGAGAAGCAATGGATCAATCAAGCATGTTCAAAGGGTTTTCAAGCAGCAGGGAATGGGAGGATGCGCTCGCTGAACAAAACCGCTATTTGAAGGAGGCGTATGATGTCGATTTGCTGAAAGGAGAACCAGTCATAGCGGAAGAAATGAATGAAAAAGCTGAAGAGGCGGCCCGTTTTATGAATGGAATGGCCGAAGCGCTCAGAGACGGAGTCAAACACGACCATGAACAAGTGAAGACTGCAATTAAACGGCACCTCAAGTTTTTGGGAATTACGCCCGACGATTTTCAGTCCCAGACACGCTTCTTTATCGAAGACGATTTTCATCGCGGAATGCTTGAAAATCAGCAAACAGGCCTCTCGTATTATTTGGCTGCTGCTGCAGAAGCATTTGCTTCATAA
- a CDS encoding response regulator transcription factor: MKILMIEDNLSVCTMTEMFFAKEGFETEFVHDGLEGYNRFKSGDWDLLIIDIMLPSMDGVTICKKVREESTVPIIMLTAKDTESDQVLGFELGADDYVTKPFSPLALVARIKAVSRRYQNAGRQDSADSDTLETEHFKINKKTREVFLDGVQIQNLTPKEFDLLYYLVQSPKQVFSREQLLEQVWGYQFYGDERTVDVHIKRLRKKLGSDSRPFLYTVWGVGYKFDED, encoded by the coding sequence ATGAAAATATTAATGATTGAAGATAATTTAAGCGTATGTACTATGACAGAGATGTTTTTTGCAAAAGAAGGATTTGAAACAGAGTTCGTCCATGACGGACTCGAAGGATATAACCGTTTTAAATCAGGTGATTGGGATTTGCTGATCATCGATATCATGCTGCCGTCGATGGATGGGGTCACGATCTGCAAAAAGGTCAGAGAAGAGAGCACGGTTCCGATTATTATGCTGACGGCAAAGGATACGGAATCAGACCAGGTGCTCGGTTTTGAGCTCGGGGCTGATGATTATGTGACCAAGCCGTTCAGCCCTTTGGCGCTTGTGGCGAGAATCAAAGCGGTGAGCCGGAGATATCAAAACGCCGGCCGGCAGGATTCCGCTGACAGCGACACGCTTGAAACGGAACATTTTAAAATCAATAAAAAAACGAGAGAAGTGTTTTTGGACGGCGTTCAAATTCAAAATTTGACGCCTAAGGAGTTCGATTTATTGTATTACTTGGTGCAAAGCCCGAAACAGGTTTTTTCAAGGGAGCAGCTGCTTGAGCAGGTTTGGGGATACCAATTCTACGGAGACGAGCGGACTGTGGATGTTCATATTAAACGGCTGAGAAAAAAGCTTGGCAGCGACTCGCGGCCGTTTCTTTACACCGTATGGGGAGTAGGGTACAAGTTCGATGAAGATTAA
- a CDS encoding right-handed parallel beta-helix repeat-containing protein yields the protein MRMTVVDATKFGAVGDGKTDSTNAINECLAWTKSMGYNTVWIPNGTYMIDGTKNGDPRAPFRGAGINVPGNIEILMDAEAVIKVKPNSSWGYAAFYIGGTSDIKISGGSIIGERDEHTYTPAPRPTHEWGFGICIEGASNVVIEHVRIADFTGDGIIISNGGEGYRPSERIQVTNCDIRRSRRNNLSITGCDNVLVEGCEIADAGTGNGTAPCFGIDIEGYSEGSIVYEEPVNVIIRNNVLKGNVNHAVSNFNGTSVIIEGNVADGTISYGYGTGTTIANNIIKKNPEFTGQSTGINGLGVGALEERSDAVIKGNLISGFTTGIDIRGKSVFATGNKIRDFVNAGILAYQASQVFIEGNYIENDVPEQRSGTAFSITQSDNVTCSGNHIANVVLAVRSTGNDVQIKHNVIKQFSRGIWISQGNAVIEGNFISPNGFQTVPESYAVSVTNTASAVIQQNTITRFRNFPIYCSTNQHTKIIGNYIEDSPLIVTVFLTRGTHEVIGNTITLSRPSLPAVLIYLDQSSDSAILNNTLRSNTEARVTAIQTNTSRQTLIIGNTIVKGMIHSHQTDTVNGNIEV from the coding sequence ATGAGAATGACAGTGGTTGACGCGACAAAGTTCGGCGCTGTCGGCGACGGCAAAACAGACTCCACAAATGCGATCAACGAATGTTTGGCATGGACAAAGTCGATGGGATACAACACGGTATGGATACCGAACGGCACGTACATGATTGACGGGACGAAAAACGGCGACCCGCGGGCTCCGTTTCGCGGCGCCGGCATCAATGTTCCCGGCAATATTGAAATTTTGATGGACGCGGAGGCTGTCATCAAGGTAAAGCCGAACAGTTCATGGGGATACGCTGCTTTTTATATAGGCGGAACATCCGATATAAAAATATCCGGAGGCAGCATCATTGGTGAAAGAGATGAACACACATATACACCGGCCCCGAGGCCGACCCATGAATGGGGATTCGGAATTTGCATCGAAGGGGCGTCAAATGTCGTCATTGAACACGTGAGAATAGCCGATTTTACAGGAGACGGAATCATTATCAGCAACGGAGGAGAAGGGTATAGACCGTCAGAGCGTATTCAGGTAACCAATTGCGATATCAGGCGCTCCAGAAGAAATAACTTGTCCATCACAGGGTGCGACAATGTTCTTGTAGAAGGATGCGAAATTGCAGATGCGGGAACAGGAAACGGAACCGCTCCTTGCTTTGGCATTGATATAGAAGGCTATAGTGAAGGAAGCATCGTCTATGAAGAACCCGTCAATGTCATCATCAGAAACAACGTGTTAAAAGGCAATGTCAATCATGCCGTTTCCAACTTCAACGGTACTTCTGTCATCATCGAAGGCAATGTTGCAGACGGTACCATTTCATACGGCTATGGAACGGGGACGACGATTGCAAACAATATCATCAAGAAAAATCCCGAATTCACCGGGCAGAGCACTGGAATTAACGGCCTCGGTGTAGGGGCTTTGGAAGAAAGAAGCGATGCCGTAATAAAGGGAAATTTGATTTCCGGTTTTACGACAGGCATAGATATCCGCGGAAAAAGCGTTTTTGCTACGGGGAATAAAATCCGTGATTTTGTAAATGCCGGAATTCTTGCTTATCAAGCGTCGCAAGTCTTCATTGAAGGAAATTATATTGAAAACGACGTACCTGAACAAAGGTCCGGCACCGCTTTCAGCATCACGCAATCAGACAATGTAACATGTTCCGGCAATCATATTGCAAATGTCGTTCTTGCTGTCAGGAGCACAGGGAACGACGTCCAAATCAAGCATAACGTCATTAAGCAATTTTCCAGAGGCATATGGATATCTCAAGGAAATGCTGTAATAGAAGGAAACTTTATTTCGCCGAACGGCTTTCAAACGGTGCCGGAGTCATATGCTGTATCCGTCACAAACACAGCTTCGGCAGTTATTCAACAAAACACCATCACACGCTTCAGAAACTTTCCAATATACTGCTCGACAAATCAGCATACAAAAATTATCGGAAACTATATTGAAGATTCACCGCTGATCGTCACGGTGTTTCTCACCCGCGGAACACACGAGGTTATCGGCAATACGATAACGCTCAGCAGGCCGTCCTTGCCGGCTGTCCTCATTTATCTTGACCAATCGTCGGACTCGGCGATCCTCAACAACACGCTTCGAAGCAATACGGAAGCAAGAGTAACGGCCATTCAAACCAATACGTCAAGGCAAACGCTCATCATCGGCAATACGATTGTCAAAGGAATGATCCATTCCCACCAAACAGATACAGTCAATGGAAATATCGAAGTTTAA
- a CDS encoding ABC transporter permease produces the protein MNFFKRAFWSMKAKKGKTLLQLFVFTMICVLVLTGITIQSAAVKSSELAREQLGGSVTLKVDREKMMKEQQDSGDRKRFESTPVSLKSAEKLASLYHVKSYNFISSTSALADNFDPIESGDEDSTDSNSDQPAGSGGNEQGGRQMMQADVSIEGVTSTALVDEFADGTSKITEGRALTKDDVNEKVAVIEETLAEENELKVGDTIKVKASSDEDATINLKIVGIYKTTSSGDNQAQNFAFLNPYNKIYTPYTAASALKGDDYQNAIDEAVYNMDDASNIDAFIAAAKKTGIDLDTFTLDANDQLYQQMVGPIENVASFSKNVVYLVTVAGAVILGLIVMMSIRERKYEMGVLMAIGEKRRKLIGQFLTEILMIAVLAIGISALTGSLIAKQIGNQLLSQQIEQTSASQSAGGMMGPGGGGFFGQSTAQVSAIDQLDIQVSFGNLMALGGIGLLIAMFATLLPSISVLRLHPKTILTKQE, from the coding sequence ATGAATTTTTTCAAACGAGCCTTTTGGAGCATGAAAGCGAAAAAAGGAAAAACACTTTTACAATTGTTTGTTTTCACGATGATTTGCGTGCTCGTGCTGACAGGAATTACGATCCAGTCGGCAGCCGTGAAATCGAGCGAACTGGCGAGGGAACAGCTCGGAGGCAGCGTCACGCTCAAAGTTGACAGGGAAAAAATGATGAAAGAACAGCAGGACTCAGGAGACCGGAAAAGGTTTGAATCGACCCCCGTTTCTCTCAAATCAGCCGAGAAACTTGCGAGCCTTTACCATGTCAAAAGCTATAACTTCATCTCCTCAACATCTGCTTTAGCGGACAACTTCGATCCGATCGAAAGCGGTGACGAGGATTCAACGGACTCAAACAGCGATCAGCCGGCCGGATCGGGCGGCAATGAACAGGGCGGCCGGCAAATGATGCAGGCTGACGTATCAATCGAAGGTGTGACAAGCACAGCCCTCGTCGACGAATTTGCCGACGGGACGTCCAAGATCACGGAAGGCCGTGCTTTAACAAAGGATGATGTGAATGAAAAAGTCGCCGTGATTGAAGAAACGCTTGCCGAAGAAAACGAGCTGAAGGTCGGCGATACGATCAAAGTCAAAGCGAGCAGCGATGAAGATGCAACGATCAATTTAAAAATCGTCGGAATCTATAAAACGACTTCATCCGGAGACAATCAAGCGCAAAACTTCGCCTTTTTAAACCCTTATAACAAAATCTATACACCATATACGGCGGCATCGGCCTTAAAAGGCGACGATTATCAAAACGCGATAGATGAAGCGGTCTACAATATGGACGACGCCTCCAACATCGACGCTTTCATTGCGGCTGCCAAGAAAACAGGCATTGATTTGGATACATTCACATTGGACGCCAATGACCAGTTGTACCAGCAGATGGTCGGCCCGATTGAAAATGTCGCCTCCTTCTCGAAAAATGTCGTCTATCTTGTCACGGTCGCCGGGGCGGTGATTCTCGGACTGATCGTCATGATGTCAATCAGGGAGAGAAAATACGAAATGGGTGTTCTGATGGCGATCGGCGAAAAACGCCGGAAACTCATCGGACAGTTTTTAACCGAAATCTTAATGATCGCAGTGCTTGCCATCGGGATCTCAGCATTAACCGGCAGCCTGATTGCAAAGCAAATCGGGAACCAGCTCTTGAGCCAGCAAATCGAACAAACGTCAGCTAGCCAGTCTGCAGGCGGAATGATGGGCCCAGGCGGCGGAGGCTTCTTCGGACAAAGTACTGCTCAAGTCTCAGCCATTGATCAGCTCGACATTCAAGTATCCTTCGGGAACTTAATGGCACTTGGCGGAATCGGCCTTTTAATTGCGATGTTCGCGACACTCCTTCCGTCCATATCTGTTTTAAGGCTCCATCCGAAAACGATTTTAACAAAACAAGAATAG
- a CDS encoding GerAB/ArcD/ProY family transporter, with translation MEKAKISAAQLFVLIVLFELSSSLLIFPGQSAEQDAWIAILFGTVGGLALFMMHHFFYQVNPDASPYETLMNIFGKPVGWSMTFIYIVYYCYIAARVLRDFGEMLLTSAYPNTPIIFANGLLIAVCIFTVRKGIEVLARSGELLFGIMFWLAVTGLILIVSSGLIKPKELLPILGNGPGPMFHAVFTQTLYFPFGEIIAFTLILPYLKEKKLAKKAGLLGIAISGLILAFNVALNISVLGVDLNMRSRFPLLSTIQTIQVAEFLDRLDVFFMLVLVIGGFFKMSIFMYAVTEGVTVLFKLKNPSKVVHVIGIIILILSVSIASNISEHVKEGIEFVPLYVHLPMQVILPAFICIVTYVKMKKNKKKAM, from the coding sequence ATGGAGAAAGCAAAAATCAGTGCTGCACAGCTGTTCGTGCTTATTGTTCTGTTTGAACTCAGCAGCTCTCTGCTGATTTTTCCAGGACAATCTGCCGAACAGGACGCCTGGATCGCGATCTTGTTCGGAACAGTCGGAGGGCTGGCTTTGTTTATGATGCATCACTTTTTCTACCAGGTGAATCCCGACGCCTCTCCCTATGAAACGCTGATGAATATTTTTGGAAAACCGGTTGGCTGGAGCATGACATTTATCTACATTGTTTATTATTGTTACATTGCGGCAAGGGTTTTGCGCGATTTTGGAGAAATGCTGCTGACATCGGCTTATCCGAACACGCCGATTATCTTCGCTAATGGATTGTTGATTGCAGTTTGTATTTTTACTGTGAGGAAGGGAATCGAGGTCCTTGCCCGTTCAGGCGAGCTGTTGTTTGGCATCATGTTTTGGCTTGCTGTCACAGGCCTAATCCTGATAGTTTCGTCAGGCTTGATCAAACCGAAAGAGCTTTTGCCCATTCTTGGAAACGGACCCGGTCCGATGTTTCATGCCGTGTTCACGCAAACGCTGTATTTTCCGTTTGGAGAAATTATCGCCTTTACATTGATCCTGCCGTATTTAAAGGAAAAGAAACTAGCGAAAAAAGCCGGGTTGTTGGGAATTGCCATCAGCGGCCTCATCCTGGCTTTTAATGTCGCATTGAACATCAGCGTGCTTGGCGTCGATCTCAATATGCGGTCGCGCTTCCCATTGCTGAGTACGATCCAGACGATTCAAGTCGCCGAATTCTTGGACAGGCTTGATGTATTTTTCATGCTCGTGCTGGTGATTGGCGGTTTTTTTAAGATGAGCATTTTCATGTATGCCGTAACCGAAGGCGTGACCGTTTTATTCAAGCTTAAAAACCCCTCCAAAGTTGTTCATGTCATCGGCATTATTATTTTGATTTTGTCCGTCTCCATTGCCAGCAATATTTCAGAGCATGTTAAAGAAGGAATCGAGTTTGTTCCATTATATGTCCATTTGCCGATGCAGGTGATCCTTCCCGCTTTTATTTGCATAGTCACTTATGTGAAAATGAAAAAAAATAAAAAAAAGGCCATGTAA
- a CDS encoding peptide MFS transporter — MSNHQKETFQNIPQKGFFGHPRGLFTLFFTEFWERFSYYGMRAILIYYLYTEVTKGGLGFDQTTANSIMAVYGSLVYMSGIIGGWIADRLLGTANTVFYGGVLIMFGHILLSFPGSVPAFFISMFLIIIGTGLLKPNVSSVVGDLYSPEDTRRDSGFSIFYMGINLGGFLAPIIVGTVGQTYNYHLGFSLAAIGMLFGLLTYLATRKKNLGSAGRTVPNPLTPAERKMVFGRIGIGVLVIAAIFGYSIFMGWMTIKLFTMIVSCLGILIPLIYFIVMFKSSKTTSDERSRLTAYIPLFVASMMFWAIQEQGANILATYADKRTHLEFLGVQLHSSWFQSLNPLFIVVLAPVFAWIWMRLGNRQPSTPTKFSLGLILAGLSFVVMIFPAYINGTESLANPMWLVLSFLIVVLGELCLSPVGLSATSKLAPAAFSAQTMSLWFLSNASAQAINAQIVRFYSVDTEIAYFGIIGGVSILLGIILMLLSPKIQKFMKGVN; from the coding sequence ATGTCAAACCATCAAAAAGAAACTTTTCAAAACATTCCGCAAAAGGGGTTTTTTGGACATCCCCGCGGACTCTTCACCTTATTCTTCACTGAATTTTGGGAGCGCTTTTCATACTACGGCATGAGAGCCATCCTTATCTATTATTTGTATACAGAGGTGACAAAAGGCGGCCTCGGGTTTGATCAAACGACAGCGAACTCGATTATGGCCGTATATGGTTCCCTCGTCTATATGTCCGGCATTATCGGGGGCTGGATAGCGGACAGGCTCCTCGGAACTGCAAACACCGTGTTTTACGGCGGCGTGCTCATTATGTTCGGACACATTCTTTTGTCATTCCCGGGAAGCGTCCCCGCTTTCTTCATCAGCATGTTCTTGATCATCATTGGGACAGGCCTTTTAAAACCTAACGTATCAAGCGTTGTCGGCGATTTGTACAGCCCTGAAGACACCCGCCGCGATTCTGGTTTCAGCATCTTCTATATGGGAATCAACCTTGGCGGATTTCTCGCGCCGATTATCGTCGGCACAGTCGGTCAGACATACAACTACCATCTCGGCTTCAGCCTTGCTGCCATCGGCATGTTGTTCGGACTGCTGACCTATTTAGCGACGCGGAAGAAAAACCTCGGATCTGCCGGAAGAACGGTACCGAATCCGCTCACACCAGCTGAAAGGAAAATGGTGTTCGGACGGATCGGGATCGGTGTTTTGGTGATCGCTGCCATCTTTGGCTATTCCATCTTTATGGGCTGGATGACAATCAAGCTGTTTACGATGATCGTCAGCTGTCTCGGCATTTTGATCCCGCTGATTTATTTCATCGTCATGTTTAAAAGCTCCAAGACGACGAGTGATGAACGTTCCCGTCTCACAGCTTACATTCCGCTGTTTGTCGCATCGATGATGTTTTGGGCGATTCAGGAACAAGGCGCCAATATTTTAGCCACCTATGCAGATAAACGCACTCATTTGGAATTTTTAGGTGTCCAATTGCACTCTTCTTGGTTCCAGTCGCTGAATCCGTTGTTCATCGTTGTGCTTGCACCGGTTTTCGCATGGATTTGGATGAGGCTCGGAAACCGTCAGCCGTCAACGCCGACGAAGTTTTCACTCGGGTTGATTTTAGCCGGACTGTCATTTGTCGTCATGATTTTCCCTGCTTACATCAACGGCACTGAATCGCTTGCCAATCCAATGTGGCTTGTGCTCAGCTTCCTGATCGTCGTTCTCGGGGAATTGTGCTTGTCTCCAGTCGGGTTATCCGCAACGTCAAAGCTGGCTCCTGCTGCTTTCTCAGCGCAGACGATGAGTCTATGGTTCCTGTCAAACGCTTCTGCACAGGCCATCAACGCACAGATCGTCAGATTTTACAGCGTTGATACCGAGATCGCCTACTTCGGCATCATCGGCGGTGTATCCATCCTGCTCGGGATCATTTTGATGCTGCTGTCACCGAAAATTCAGAAATTTATGAAGGGTGTTAATTAA
- a CDS encoding spore germination protein, which yields MPFFFKGRHQKDNKQESLMSGDKNPETVKLSGFVRPLLAENLSLIKEMTGNSSDIVIRKLKTGAGEKIEIAVVYVGGITDEKAIHDFLLESIMNSEELAEKEYGREVLETIAGDAVALGGVEKEKRLDKVLESLMAGNTIILAEETAEAVITTTKGGEKRSIKEPENQQAFRGSREGFIEALDTNISLVRRIIKNPNLWVEKTTMGSVTKTDVAIMYINGICDPKAVKEVKKRMESIEIDSILESGYIEQFIEDTVFTTFPTVYHTERPDMVAGNLLEGRIAIFVDGTPFVLLVPAVFIQFFQSVEDYYSRFDIATFIRFLRVLIFFISLIAPAVYVGATTFHKEMIPTELLVVIAAQREIVPFPAVVEAMIMEISFEILREAGIRLPKAIGSAVSIVGAIVIGQAAVQAGIVSPAMVIIVAITAISSFATPSFSMAISARLVRFFFILAAATTGFYGIILGLIIMFVHLCSLRSFGVPYMTPFAPFILKNWGDAIVRLPWWTHEKRPELIGNDNKVRQGEYQKPEPPDSGDMKTKQEDGDPNETNR from the coding sequence ATGCCATTCTTTTTTAAAGGTCGTCATCAAAAAGATAACAAACAAGAATCTCTAATGAGCGGAGATAAGAACCCGGAAACCGTAAAGTTGTCTGGGTTTGTGCGTCCCTTGCTTGCCGAAAACCTGAGCCTGATTAAAGAAATGACCGGAAACAGCTCCGATATTGTCATCCGCAAGTTAAAAACGGGCGCTGGCGAAAAAATTGAAATAGCCGTCGTTTATGTCGGCGGCATTACAGATGAGAAAGCGATTCACGATTTTTTGCTGGAATCGATCATGAACTCCGAAGAATTGGCGGAAAAGGAGTACGGCAGGGAGGTTCTTGAGACGATTGCAGGTGATGCCGTTGCACTGGGCGGTGTCGAAAAAGAAAAGCGGTTGGACAAAGTGCTTGAATCTTTGATGGCAGGAAATACGATCATTTTGGCAGAGGAGACGGCAGAAGCTGTTATTACGACCACGAAAGGCGGAGAAAAGCGCTCGATCAAGGAGCCTGAAAATCAGCAGGCATTCCGCGGTTCACGTGAAGGATTTATCGAAGCGCTCGACACGAATATTTCTTTGGTGCGCAGAATTATTAAAAACCCGAATCTTTGGGTTGAAAAAACGACGATGGGAAGCGTCACAAAAACCGATGTGGCGATCATGTATATCAATGGAATATGCGACCCGAAAGCGGTGAAAGAAGTCAAAAAAAGGATGGAAAGCATTGAGATCGACAGCATCCTTGAATCGGGCTACATTGAACAGTTTATTGAAGACACCGTATTTACGACCTTTCCGACGGTATATCATACTGAAAGGCCGGATATGGTCGCAGGGAATCTGCTTGAAGGAAGAATCGCCATCTTTGTTGACGGTACACCGTTTGTCCTGCTTGTCCCTGCCGTTTTTATTCAATTTTTTCAATCTGTTGAGGATTACTATTCACGCTTTGACATTGCGACATTCATCCGCTTTTTGCGCGTATTGATCTTCTTTATTTCGCTGATTGCGCCTGCCGTCTACGTCGGTGCGACGACTTTTCACAAGGAAATGATCCCGACGGAGCTTTTGGTCGTAATTGCCGCGCAGCGTGAAATCGTGCCGTTCCCGGCTGTGGTCGAAGCCATGATCATGGAAATTTCGTTTGAAATTTTGCGGGAGGCGGGCATCCGGCTTCCGAAAGCGATAGGTTCAGCCGTTTCGATTGTGGGAGCCATTGTCATTGGGCAGGCGGCGGTTCAGGCCGGGATTGTGTCGCCGGCGATGGTCATCATCGTAGCGATCACAGCGATTTCAAGTTTTGCTACACCTTCTTTCTCCATGGCGATTTCCGCCCGGCTCGTCCGGTTTTTCTTCATATTAGCCGCGGCGACGACGGGTTTTTACGGCATTATTCTTGGACTGATCATCATGTTTGTCCATTTATGCAGCCTGCGTTCCTTCGGTGTTCCATATATGACTCCTTTTGCGCCGTTTATTTTGAAAAACTGGGGCGACGCCATCGTTCGTCTGCCTTGGTGGACACATGAGAAGCGGCCTGAACTGATCGGCAATGACAATAAGGTGCGCCAAGGAGAATACCAGAAACCCGAGCCCCCGGATTCAGGCGATATGAAGACAAAACAAGAAGATGGTGATCCAAATGAAACGAATCGTTAA
- a CDS encoding ABC transporter ATP-binding protein, whose amino-acid sequence MGSILEFQNVGYWYKNQDQPLFEDISIQFSQGLLYTIVGTSGSGKTTFLSLAGGLDAPKEGNILYKGENISKIGLTSFRNQYVSIVFQSYNLLPYMTALQNITSAMEITGSQVKNKEQYALEMLEKVGIGEKQARQKVLTLSGGQQQRVSIIRAFCCDTDLIVADEPTGNLDEDTSKDIVRLFQNLAHQENKCVIMVTHDEQIAKVSDVNITLSRGGFTVKKRISAG is encoded by the coding sequence ATGGGCAGTATTTTAGAATTTCAGAATGTCGGCTATTGGTATAAAAATCAGGATCAGCCTCTATTCGAGGATATCAGCATTCAATTCAGCCAAGGACTCTTATATACGATTGTCGGGACTTCCGGTTCCGGCAAAACCACCTTTTTATCGTTGGCGGGCGGACTTGACGCGCCAAAAGAGGGGAACATCCTCTACAAAGGAGAAAACATTTCAAAAATCGGACTGACCAGCTTCCGCAATCAATATGTATCGATCGTTTTTCAGTCCTATAACCTGCTGCCGTATATGACGGCTCTCCAAAATATCACGTCGGCCATGGAAATCACCGGATCTCAGGTCAAAAACAAGGAACAATACGCTTTGGAGATGCTCGAAAAGGTCGGCATCGGCGAAAAGCAGGCCAGACAGAAAGTATTGACATTAAGCGGCGGCCAGCAGCAGCGTGTCTCCATCATCAGAGCGTTCTGCTGTGACACGGATTTAATCGTCGCCGATGAACCGACAGGCAATTTGGATGAAGATACATCAAAAGACATCGTCCGGCTCTTTCAAAACCTTGCCCACCAAGAAAACAAATGCGTCATCATGGTCACCCATGATGAACAGATCGCAAAGGTATCCGATGTCAACATCACGCTTTCAAGGGGCGGCTTTACCGTCAAAAAACGCATATCAGCAGGATAA
- a CDS encoding Ger(x)C family spore germination protein has translation MKRIVKIVLLLAAIVLLQGCWDKRELTDLLLITAIGIDKGKDTDYELSYQIVNPINVTGGLQGGQGGDRPPISSYSVTGNNLTEMSRHASAKMSREIYYSHTNLVVVDEKLAKEEGLIKILDVLDRDTDFRTTATIIISRGQKAKTFIRTLTPIDKIPSNKVNKTLQFTEEHLGEHMKTSVQDVIKCLTSKAKHPIISSFKVTGNKEKGEKMENVQSTSPEAIVEADGLAVIKEGKLVNWLEGKTARGVLWLRNKISRTYLTIPMNHERDAVTFDVIRQKTKIGSHLKNGKPAISVDVAMEGDIGETTVPIHLDDPKVLSDIERKVAKELKNELQNTIDIVKRNKTDVLQFGDVVYRTHPEVWKKMEGEWSNRYFPDTDVDITVNAYVRRTGLRNNPNILNHHEGRS, from the coding sequence ATGAAACGAATCGTTAAAATTGTGCTCCTACTTGCCGCCATTGTCCTTCTTCAAGGGTGCTGGGATAAAAGAGAGCTGACAGATCTGCTGCTGATCACTGCCATCGGTATTGATAAAGGTAAAGATACAGATTACGAATTAAGCTATCAGATCGTCAATCCGATCAATGTGACAGGCGGCCTTCAAGGCGGACAGGGAGGAGACAGGCCGCCGATTTCAAGCTATTCTGTGACGGGCAACAATCTGACGGAAATGAGCAGACATGCGTCAGCAAAAATGTCGCGGGAAATTTATTACTCCCACACCAACCTCGTGGTTGTCGATGAAAAACTCGCCAAGGAGGAAGGCTTGATCAAAATTCTGGATGTTCTTGACCGGGACACCGATTTTCGTACAACGGCGACGATTATTATTTCCCGCGGCCAAAAAGCGAAAACATTCATCCGGACGCTGACGCCGATCGATAAGATCCCGTCAAATAAAGTAAACAAAACGCTGCAATTTACCGAAGAGCATTTGGGAGAACATATGAAAACGAGCGTCCAGGATGTCATCAAGTGCTTAACATCGAAGGCAAAGCACCCGATTATTTCTTCCTTTAAAGTAACCGGAAACAAGGAAAAGGGTGAAAAAATGGAAAACGTGCAGTCTACATCTCCTGAGGCAATAGTCGAAGCGGACGGCTTGGCGGTCATTAAAGAGGGAAAGCTCGTCAATTGGCTTGAAGGCAAAACGGCGAGAGGCGTTTTATGGCTGCGCAATAAAATCAGCAGAACGTATTTGACAATTCCAATGAATCATGAGAGAGATGCCGTCACATTTGACGTCATCCGCCAAAAAACAAAAATCGGATCTCACCTGAAAAACGGCAAACCGGCGATTTCGGTTGACGTGGCTATGGAAGGGGACATCGGCGAAACAACTGTGCCGATTCACCTGGATGATCCAAAAGTGCTGAGCGATATCGAAAGGAAGGTGGCAAAGGAACTGAAAAATGAATTGCAGAATACGATTGACATTGTTAAGCGGAACAAGACGGATGTTCTGCAATTCGGTGATGTTGTGTATCGCACCCACCCCGAAGTGTGGAAAAAGATGGAGGGTGAATGGAGCAATCGGTATTTTCCTGACACAGACGTCGACATTACGGTTAATGCATACGTACGAAGAACAGGTTTAAGAAACAATCCGAACATTTTGAATCATCATGAAGGGCGTTCTTGA